The Apium graveolens cultivar Ventura chromosome 6, ASM990537v1, whole genome shotgun sequence genome contains a region encoding:
- the LOC141666115 gene encoding secreted RxLR effector protein 161-like — MTYTKRLLEKAGLADCNSVKYPMEPRQQIDRDEKGKEVNPTVFKSLVGGLRYLVHTRPDITYPVGIISRFIERPTTLHLSVARRILRYVKGTLNYGLVYSKGTGNYLLLGYSDSDLAGNIEDRRSTRGMAFYLNESLITWVSQKQRCVVLSSCEAEFMAATAAACQGIWLRNLLTEISDIQHGPVVIYIDNKSAIDLATNPIFHGRSKHIDIRYHFI; from the coding sequence ATGACATATACAAAGCGTTTACTTGAAAAGGCGGGATTGGCAGACTGCAATTCAGTGAAATACCCTATGGAACCCAGACAGCAAATTGACAGGGATGAAAAAGGGAAGGAAGTTAATCCCACTGTGTTTAAAAGTCTCGTTGGTGGGTTAAGATATCTGGTGCATACTCGCCCAGATATCACATATCCTGTTGGCATTATTAGCAGATTTATAGAGCGTCCTACAACTCTTCACTTGAGTGTAGCAAGACGTATACTTCGGTACGTGAAAGGTACACTAAATTATGGTCTAGTTTATTCAAAAGGAACTGGGAATTATTTGTTGTTAGGGTATTCGGACAGTGATCTAGCCGGTAATATCGAAGATAGAAGGAGTACCAGGGGAATGGCTTTTTACTTAAACGAAAGCTTAATTACTTGGGTATCTCAGAAGCAGCGTTGTGTGGTGTTATCCTCTTGTGAGGCCGAGTTTATGGCTGCAACTGCAGCAGCGTGCCAAGGGATTTGGCTTCGCAATTTGCTCACAGAGATAAGTGATATACAACATGGACCTGTAGTGATTTATATAGACAACAAGTCTGCAATTGATTTAGCAACAAATCCGATCTTTCATGGTCGTAGTAAACACATTGACATACGATATCACTTCATTTAA